GTCGCTAACGCAAGGAGAAAGTTGTGGCACGCGTCAAGCGCGCAGTCAATGCGCACAAGAAGCGTCGGGCAGTCCTCGAGCGCGCCAGCGGTTACCGCGGCCAGCGATCCAGGCTGTACCGCAAGGCAAAAGAGCAAGTCACCCACTCGATGGTCTACTCGTACCGTGACCGCCGTGCGCGCAAGGGTGAGTTCCGCCGCCTGTGGATTCAGCGCATCAACGCGGCCTCCAGGGCCAACGGGATGACCTACAACAGGTTCATTCAGGGCCTCAAGGCAGCTGAAATCGAAGTCGATCGTCGCATGTTGGCCGAGTTGGCTGTCAACGATTCAGCGGCTTTCAGCGCTCTCGTGCAGATCGCCCGCGACGCCGTCGTGGTCGAGTCACCCGCCGCCTAGCTCAGCTGCGCGAACCAGCGGTGAGCTTGGCTGAAGCGCAGGCTGCGAGTATGGCCAGTTTCCGTCGGGCCCGAGCGCTCAAACGCAAGGCTGAACGGCAAGCACAGGGACGATTCCTGGCCGAGGGCCCGCAGGCCGTGCGGGAGGCGCTGCGCGCGGCGCTCGCGTTGGAACTGTTCGTCGACCAACGCAACGAGTCGCCAAGCCACGGCGAATTGACCCAGGACGCACTCGACCAAGGCCTCCCAGTCCAGTTGGTCAGTGACGATTTCGCCGGCTTGACCGACACGGTCACCTCACAGGGGATCGTCGCGATTACGGCGATGGTTGAGCAGCCGACGCTCGCAGCGTTCGCTGCGTCGTCGCCGACACTGGTCGCCGTCGCGGTCGCACCTGCCGATCCGGGCAATGTTGGCACGCTTATCCGGATCGCTGACGCCGCCGGAGCCGACGGCGTGATTCTGACGTCGGGCAGTTGCGACCCGTACAACAACAAGGCGGTGCGGGCCAGCACTGGTTCAATCTTCCATCTGCCAGTCCTCACCGGATCTACCTTCGAGCAAGTGCGAGCGGCACTTCCTGTCGAGTTGTGTCGGTTCATCGCAACGTCGGGGGCTGCCGAAGTCGAGCTCTTTTCCGACCAGCTTCACGACGTGATCGCGGCACCCACAGCGTGGGTCTTCGGCAATGAGGCCCATGGCTTGGACGCAGCGATTGTGGCCGCGTGCGACTTGACAGTTCGCATCCCGATCTACGGTCACGCCGAGAGCTTGAACGTTGGCGCTGCTGCGGCAGTGTGCCTCTACGCATCCGCCATTGCAGCCAGATGAGGTAGCGACGGAGTCAAAGCCACTTCACGGTGGCCCGCTCGGACGCGGC
The Candidatus Nanopelagicales bacterium DNA segment above includes these coding regions:
- the rplT gene encoding 50S ribosomal protein L20, which codes for MARVKRAVNAHKKRRAVLERASGYRGQRSRLYRKAKEQVTHSMVYSYRDRRARKGEFRRLWIQRINAASRANGMTYNRFIQGLKAAEIEVDRRMLAELAVNDSAAFSALVQIARDAVVVESPAA
- a CDS encoding RNA methyltransferase — encoded protein: MASFRRARALKRKAERQAQGRFLAEGPQAVREALRAALALELFVDQRNESPSHGELTQDALDQGLPVQLVSDDFAGLTDTVTSQGIVAITAMVEQPTLAAFAASSPTLVAVAVAPADPGNVGTLIRIADAAGADGVILTSGSCDPYNNKAVRASTGSIFHLPVLTGSTFEQVRAALPVELCRFIATSGAAEVELFSDQLHDVIAAPTAWVFGNEAHGLDAAIVAACDLTVRIPIYGHAESLNVGAAAAVCLYASAIAAR